The Pectobacterium parmentieri genome segment CGCAACCCCACCCGCTACGGCACCCGCCGCTGTCGCCAGACTACGACCGGAACCACCGCCGATAGTATTACCCAGGAAACCACCCAGTACAGCACCGCCCAGCGCGCCGATAACGTTAGAATCTTCCCCCGCCTGAATCTGAACCGGACGCATAGAAACGATGGTGCCGTAAGTAACGGTCTGCACCTGTTTAGCTTCGGATGCGCTGTACACATCACCGGAAAGCGTACTGGTATTAGCACAACCAGCGAGCGTGATACCCGCAAGGGTAACCACAAGCAAACGCTTCATCATAATAAAAACTCCTTAATAGCGAATATGTCGGGCTGGCTCAGCCTCGGCCGACGCAGTGTTATACCCATAAATTATGGTCTGGCTCAGAGTAGCATGCCACTCTTTTTACTCTTTTTTTCAGAATATAAGAGTGCGCTTAAATTGCGTCTAAACAGAGGAGTAAATAGCACAACATTCGACTTTTTTTGTAGCAAATATTATCAAAACCCCACTTTTGGTTAAAACCTAATCCGTATGGCAAAAACGCAAAAAATTTAATAATTCAGCGTGTTAACGTGCTATTTTTATTCTTAACGTAACGGTTGTTATCGGTGTTCTCTTTTTAATCCCACAGGGGAAAAGGCTATATAATGAGATCAGGCAGATATATTGGCGTGATGTCCGGCACCAGTCTTGATGGTGTTGATGTTGTGCTAGCCGCGATTGACGAACATACGGTTGCTCAGCAGGCCAGCTACTGTCACCCGATACCCCAGGATATCAAAATGGCTATCCTGGGGATGTGTCAGGGGCAGGCAGTGACGCTGTCGGCGCTGGGCCAGTTGGATACGCGCTTGGGGATTTTGTTTGCCGAAGC includes the following:
- a CDS encoding glycine zipper 2TM domain-containing protein, giving the protein MMKRLLVVTLAGITLAGCANTSTLSGDVYSASEAKQVQTVTYGTIVSMRPVQIQAGEDSNVIGALGGAVLGGFLGNTIGGGSGRSLATAAGAVAGGVAGQSATGALNRTQGVELEIRRDDGSTIMVVQKQGDTKFSAGQRVAMASNGRSITVSPR